GGGCTCCCGGGGACTGCGGCGAAGGGGACCGCCGGCGCGGCGCCGGCCGGTCGCCGGGGCTCAGCTTCGAGCCGCCTGCATGACGTCGCTCACATACCCGTCCAGCCGCGCCATGACCTCGATCGTCTCGGCCTGCGTCTCTGCGTTGGCCAGCTCTCTGACCAGGCTGAGAAGCAGTCCGCGGACCGCGGCCGCGTCGCCGCCTCCCATAGCCGGCGCAGCTGCTGCCGCCGGCGCGGCAGCCGGCGCGGCAGCCGGCGCGGGCTCCGCCACGGCCGGGACGAAGGTCCGACGAACCCTCGGAGCGGGTTTCGGAGCCTCCGCGGCGGCCAGGCGGCGCTTCACCTGGAGCGGGTATTTTGCATGGAACTGTCGGGGCGACAGGTCGGCAATCGAAGCGTCGATCTCGCAGGCGCCCGCAAACAACTCCGCGTTCGTGACCCCGGGGTTTCTCTTGAGCACGCGCTCCACGTACGCCCGCACCGCATCCGCATCTCCCTTGGCGGCACGCGGTCGCTGCGCCGCTTTCGGCCTGGCCGACGCCCGGACCGCCCTCCCCGGACCGGCCCCCGCCAGGCGACGCTTGACCTGCAGCGGATACTTCGCGTGGAACTGCCTCGGATTCAGCTTCCCGATGGTCCTGTCTATGAGCTTCGCCCCTTCGAAGAGCGTCGCGTTCGAGACCCCCGGGTCCTTTGTCAACTCCAGCTCTATGAACTCCATCACGTTCTCGTTCATTATGCCTCCTCCTGCGGAGCGGTGCGCCGGACGAAAGATGCGACCGGCGCGTGTTTGCGGCGTGGAATGAATCATAATCTCCCGCGGCGCACTGCGAGTCAACTGTCGGCCGACGATAGATGCACGAACCCCCGGCTTTCTGCGGCCAGCGTGCGCGCATAGCTTCCCGCCCATGCAACCTCGATCGATGTCCGCCGCAGTCGCCGTCCTGGCGTCGTGCCTGCTCCCCGCGTTCGCGCACGCGCAGGGGTCGCGCCTCCCCGGCGCGATCGAAGCGGGACTCATCCTTCGGCAACTCGATGGGGTGAAGAGGGTTCTCGTCGTGGCGGCGCACCCTGACGACGAAGATACCGCCCTGCTGACCACGCTCGCGCGCGGATGGGGCGTGGAAGCCGCCTACTTCTCGTTCACGCGGGGCGAGGGAGGCCAGAACCTCATCGGCACGGAACTCGGCGCGGGACTCGGCATCATCCGTTCGGGCGAACTGCTGGCTGCCCGTACGATCGACGGGGCGCAGCAGTTCTTCGGTCGCGCGTTCGACTTCGGCTACTCGAAGACGGCGGAAGAGACCTTCGCGAAGTGGCCGCGCGAGCGCGTGCTTTCCGATCTGGTGTGGACGATCCGGCGTTTCCGTCCTCACGTCCTCATCTCGATGTGGAGCGGGACGGAGCGGGACGGCCACGGGCACCACCAGGTGTCCGGCCTTCTCACGCGGGAGGCCTTCGACGCCGCGGGAGACGCGACGCGCTTCCCGGAACAGGTCGCGGCGGGTGTGGCACCGTGGGCGCCGCTGAAACTGTACCGCCGCCCCCTCTTCGAGCTGGGCGCCACCGCGATCGAAATCGAGACGGGCGCACTCGATCCCCTGTTCGGCCTCACGCACCACCAGGTCGCGATGGACAGCCGCAGCCAGCACCGTTCGCAGGATTTCGGCACGGCGCTGCCGCTCGGTCCCCGCTCCACGCGCCTCTCGCTCGTGTCGTCACGGGTCGGCGGCTCTCCGATGGAGCCGCTGCTGGCGGGGATCGACACGACGCTGGCAAGCCTGGCCGCCGACCTCGGTGAGACCGCGCAGGCGGATCTCGGTTCGTACCGGGAGGCGATCGGCCGCGCCGGTAGCTCGCTCAACGCAGCCGGACCGGAGGCCGTCCTGCCCTTCCTCGGCGAGGCGCTGCGGCGCCTGGAGCGGCTGCGCGCCGCCGCACGGGCCGGCCGCGAGAGCGAGCTGCGGCGGGAACTCGACCGCCGCGCGCACCTGCTGATGCGGGCGATCCTCGCGGTGGCAGGAGTGCGGGTCGAACTTCGGGCACGGGACGATGTCCTGGTCCCGGGACAGACCGTACTCGTCGAGGCGCGCGTGTCCAGCGGCGCCGGCGCCGCCCTGGAACTCGACCCGCCGGTCATCGACGCCCCCCCCGGGTGGTCGGTGGAGGGCATTGGCGCGGACGTCGAGACGGAACCTGATGATGCGGGTCCGTTCGCCCGCTTTTTCCGTCAGCCGGAAGTCGTCCTCGACCCGTCGACCCGGGCGCGGATCGAGCCGGGGGAACTCGGGCTGTGGCGTTATGCCGTCACGGTGCCCGCCGACGCGCCGCCGGCTTCCCCGTGGTTCCTTGAACATTCGCGGGACGGCGACCTGTACCAATGGCCCTTGGACCCCGACCTTCGCACACTCCCGTTCCGTCCGCCGCCCGTTCACGGCCGCGTTGCCGCGGTCGTGGCTGCGGCGGGTGAGCGGTTCGGCATCGAGATCGAGGATCCGGTCCGTTATCGGGCGGTGGACGGCGCGCTGGGAGAAAGCTGGCGACCCCTTCAGGTGGCGCCGCGCATATCGGTCGCGGCGACGGCGCCTACGCTGATCTGGCCCGGCAACCGCCCGGAGCCACGTGTCATCGCCTTCCGGATCTCGAGTTTCGCCCGCGAGGTGACGGCCGGGGAGATCGGCCTCGACCTGCCGTCCGGATGGCGCGCGGCGCCAGAGATGACGCCGTTCGAACTCGCTGGAGAGGGAGCGGTTCAGACGGTCGGCTTCACGGTCGAGCCCCCGGAGGGAGAGGCGGAAGGGGAGTTTTTCGCGCGGCCCCGGATCCGGATCGCCGGAGCCGAGGTTCCCGCCGCGCACGCCACGATGATCGACTATCCGCACATCGAGCCGCGGCTCCTCACCGGCGACGCGGCCGTGCGGATCGTGCGCTTCCCCGTTCGCGTCGCGGACCGGCGCATCGGATACGTGATGGGTTCCGGCGACGATGGACCCGAATCCATCCGGCAGCTCGGGCTCGACGTCGAACTCATCGAACCGGGAGACTGGGAGGCCGGCAGGCTCGACCGGTTCGACACGATCGTGCTCGGGATTCGGGCCTACGAGGTCCGCGAGGACCTCATCGCGGCCAACGCGGAACTGCTCGCGTGGGCGGAGCGCGGAGGCACGGTCGTCGTCCAGTACAACCGCTACGAGTTCAACCAGGGGGCGTACGCACCGTACCCGATCACGATCGGCCGCCCCGCGCCCCGCGTCACCGAGGAGGACGCGCCCGTCACGCTCGCCGACCCGCGGGCGCCCGTTCTCGTCGAGCCGAACCGTCTCGGCCCGGCCGACTTCGAAGGCTGGATCCAGGAGCGCGGGCTGTATTTCCCCGATGCGTGGGACGACAGATACCAGGCGCCGCTGGAGATGGCCGACACGGGAGAACCGCCCAGTCGTGGCAGCCTGCTCGCCGCTCCGGTGGGTCGCGGACTCTACATTCATACCTCGCTTTCCTTCTTCCGACAGCTGCGCGCGGGCGTGCCGGGCGCCTTTCGTCTGTGGGCGAACCTGCTCTCGCTCGACGGGAGCCGCTGGCGCGAGATCGCGGCCCAGTGACGGAGCACCGGGACGAGACGGAGGGCCGGATCGGCCTCTTCCGGAGCTGGCGCGCCCTGTATGTGTCGGTGATCATCTATACCGTCGGACTCATCCTCCTCCTCTATCTCGCCACGCGCCTGCTCGACTTCGGAGCGCCATGAGTGGCTCCGACGGAGTGCCGTGAGCGGCCTCGACTGGGTCGTCTTTGCGGTCTATTTCGGCGGCGTCGTCGCGTTCGCCTGGCGGCAGAGCCGGAAGAACCGCGGCGTTGAGGGCTTTTTCCTCGCCAACCGCCGGCTTGGCTGGGGCGCCATCGGCCTCTCCGTGATGGCGACGCAGGCAAGCGCGATCACGTATATCGGCACGACCGGACAGGCCTTTGACGACGGCATGGAGTTCGTCCAGTTCTACCTGGGCCAGCCGATCGCGATGGTGATTCTCTGCGTCGTCTTCGTCCCCTTCTTCTATCGCTCTAAGGTCTTTACCGCCTACGAGTACCTCGAACGCCGCTTCGACCCCAGAACCCGCTCGCTGACGAGTTTTCTCTTCCTCGTGTCGCGCGGACTCTCGGCGGGGATCGTCCTCTACGCCCCGGCCATCGTCCTCTCCGTCATCATGGGCTGGGACGAGCGCGTGACGATTCTCGTCATGGGACTGATCACGGTGGCCTATACGATCATGGGAGGCATCACGGCCGTCATCTGGACGGACGTGCTGCAGATGATCGTCATGTTCGCCGGCATCGGGATCGCGATCGCGGTGCTGTTCTCGACGCTGCCGGAGGGAGTGGGTGTCGGCGACGTGGCGTACATCGGCGGGATTCACGAGATGTGGCGCAGCATAGACCTCTCCTGGGACCCGACGAATCGCTACACCCTCTGGTCCGGGCTCATTGGAGGACTCTTTCTCGCCCTGGGCTACTTCGGGACCGACCAGAGCCAGGTCCAGCGCTATCTCACGGCGAGTTCGCTTCGCCAGAGCCGTCTTTCCCTCATCTTCAACGCCTTCGTCAAAGTGCCGATGCAGGTCTTCATCCTCGCCATCGGCGTCCTCCTCTATGTGTTCTATCACTTCGAGCGTCCCCCGCTCGTCTTCAACTCGGCGGAGGCCACCATGGTCCGGGAAAGCCCCCGAGCCGGCGCCTTCGCCACGCTGGAGGCCGAGCATGAACGGACCCACGAATTGCGCCGGGAAAGCACCCTCGCGGTGTTGGAAGCCCGCCGGTCCGGCGAAGATCCTGCGGCGCTGCAGGGCCGGATCGCCGGGTACGACGACGAACTGGCGCGGTTGAGGGAGGCGTCGAAATCGCTCGTGTCCGAGGTGCGCGGGTCTTCGTCGAACGATGTGAACTATGTCTTCCCGTCCTATCTCATTTCCTATGTCCCCGCCGGTATCCTGGGACTGCTGATCGCCGTCATCTTCGCGGCCGCGATGTCTTCGCTGGACTCCGAACTCACGGCCCTGTCCAGCGCCACCGTGATCGACTTCTATCGTAGGTACGTGAAACCGGAGGGGACGGACGCCCACTACCTGCTCGTCTCGCGGCTCGCCACGCTGGGGTGGGGCGGATTCGCCGTGCTGTTCGCACTCTACGCGGGCCGGTTGGGGTCCCTCGTCGAAGCGGTCAATGAAGTCGGCTCGATCTTCTACGGCGCGCTCCTGGGCGTCTTCCTCCTTGCCTTCCTGGTGAAGCGGGCGACCGCTGCGGGTGCCTTCTACGGGCTGATCTTCGCCATGCTGGTCGTGCTCGCGGTGTCGCGCTTCACGGAGATCGCGTGGCTGTGGTACAACGTCGTCGGGACACTGGCCGTTCTCGCGGTGGGCCTGGCACTACGCCGGCGGGGCCCGGAGGAGCCGGCAGAGCCGGGGGTGCCGAGCGGGTCCGCAGCCACCGCGTGATGAGGGCCCTCGTGGCGGGCACGGTCCGCGGTACGGTTTTCAGCGGGCGGCGCGGGCGGTAGAGTCTCCGCTCGGAAAAACGCCGAGGCCCCCCGGATCCCTTCCGGGGACGGCTCTTCGGCAACTTCATCGAACCTTATCGGGATGACACGGATGCTCACGGACGTACAGATCGCCGAGGCCGCGACGCCCCGGCCCATCGGGGAGATCGGGGAGAAGATCGGACTGGGGCTCGACGAACTCGTGCCCTACGGTCACTACAAGGCGAAGGTCGGCCCGGAGTCCATCTTCGAGCGTGAGCCCGGATCGGGCCGCCTCGTCCTCGTCACCGGCATCACTCCGACGGCCGCGGGCGAGGGCAAGACGACCGTCTCCGTGGGGCTCGCCGACGGCCTGCGCCGCGTGGGGGCGAACTCCGTCCTCTGCATTCGCGAGCCGAGCCTCGGCCCGGTGTTCGGCGTCAAGGGAGGCGCCGCCGGCGGAGGGTATTCGCAGGTGATCCCGATGGCGGACATCAACCTCCACTTCACGGGGGACCTGCACGCGATCACGTCCGCCCACGCGCTCCTTTCGGCCGCCCTGGACAACCACCTGCAGCAGGGGAACCGGCTCGGGATCGAC
This DNA window, taken from Candidatus Palauibacter scopulicola, encodes the following:
- a CDS encoding PIG-L family deacetylase; this encodes MSAAVAVLASCLLPAFAHAQGSRLPGAIEAGLILRQLDGVKRVLVVAAHPDDEDTALLTTLARGWGVEAAYFSFTRGEGGQNLIGTELGAGLGIIRSGELLAARTIDGAQQFFGRAFDFGYSKTAEETFAKWPRERVLSDLVWTIRRFRPHVLISMWSGTERDGHGHHQVSGLLTREAFDAAGDATRFPEQVAAGVAPWAPLKLYRRPLFELGATAIEIETGALDPLFGLTHHQVAMDSRSQHRSQDFGTALPLGPRSTRLSLVSSRVGGSPMEPLLAGIDTTLASLAADLGETAQADLGSYREAIGRAGSSLNAAGPEAVLPFLGEALRRLERLRAAARAGRESELRRELDRRAHLLMRAILAVAGVRVELRARDDVLVPGQTVLVEARVSSGAGAALELDPPVIDAPPGWSVEGIGADVETEPDDAGPFARFFRQPEVVLDPSTRARIEPGELGLWRYAVTVPADAPPASPWFLEHSRDGDLYQWPLDPDLRTLPFRPPPVHGRVAAVVAAAGERFGIEIEDPVRYRAVDGALGESWRPLQVAPRISVAATAPTLIWPGNRPEPRVIAFRISSFAREVTAGEIGLDLPSGWRAAPEMTPFELAGEGAVQTVGFTVEPPEGEAEGEFFARPRIRIAGAEVPAAHATMIDYPHIEPRLLTGDAAVRIVRFPVRVADRRIGYVMGSGDDGPESIRQLGLDVELIEPGDWEAGRLDRFDTIVLGIRAYEVREDLIAANAELLAWAERGGTVVVQYNRYEFNQGAYAPYPITIGRPAPRVTEEDAPVTLADPRAPVLVEPNRLGPADFEGWIQERGLYFPDAWDDRYQAPLEMADTGEPPSRGSLLAAPVGRGLYIHTSLSFFRQLRAGVPGAFRLWANLLSLDGSRWREIAAQ
- a CDS encoding sodium:solute symporter; protein product: MSGLDWVVFAVYFGGVVAFAWRQSRKNRGVEGFFLANRRLGWGAIGLSVMATQASAITYIGTTGQAFDDGMEFVQFYLGQPIAMVILCVVFVPFFYRSKVFTAYEYLERRFDPRTRSLTSFLFLVSRGLSAGIVLYAPAIVLSVIMGWDERVTILVMGLITVAYTIMGGITAVIWTDVLQMIVMFAGIGIAIAVLFSTLPEGVGVGDVAYIGGIHEMWRSIDLSWDPTNRYTLWSGLIGGLFLALGYFGTDQSQVQRYLTASSLRQSRLSLIFNAFVKVPMQVFILAIGVLLYVFYHFERPPLVFNSAEATMVRESPRAGAFATLEAEHERTHELRRESTLAVLEARRSGEDPAALQGRIAGYDDELARLREASKSLVSEVRGSSSNDVNYVFPSYLISYVPAGILGLLIAVIFAAAMSSLDSELTALSSATVIDFYRRYVKPEGTDAHYLLVSRLATLGWGGFAVLFALYAGRLGSLVEAVNEVGSIFYGALLGVFLLAFLVKRATAAGAFYGLIFAMLVVLAVSRFTEIAWLWYNVVGTLAVLAVGLALRRRGPEEPAEPGVPSGSAATA